Proteins encoded in a region of the Salmo trutta unplaced genomic scaffold, fSalTru1.1, whole genome shotgun sequence genome:
- the LOC115189988 gene encoding uncharacterized protein LOC115189988 isoform X4 encodes MDRNDERIKRALRRRPYVLKPVRVNTPDSVLWPTGKVHRRPKPSTSVQTPQIHKRPPIIVSYGQDQTSGDGWSINPEPLSQSGRVTRLMERKYDVTSSSSSDDFSIYSFTDCESECDDEDHERRTPPLKVEDGKVTKLDVKVMDEDDDLSLHSFDESDFLSPGKDSGPVSVKNGLSPLVTSAHRTLAEALRALPSAVGSPYPVNVPRPLTPLSPVIIAPPRTENFPYRHSPRLAPITNLSESGRKLLQEMAGVAPQVSSVAAAQTEMFKEIMANYYFYHTHTHTHTHTHTHTHTHTHTHTHTHTHTHTDFEYWLFLQHTQT; translated from the exons ATGGACCGTAATGATGAGAGAATCAAAAGAGCTTTAAGACGCCGCCCTTATGTG TTGAAACCAGTGAGGGTGAACACCCCTGATTCCGTGTTGTGGCCAACCGGCAAGGTGCACAGAAGGCCAAAGCCT TCTACTTCAGTGCAGACccctcagatccacaaaaggCCT CCAATCATTGTGAGCTATGGGCAGGACCAAACATCTGGGGATGGATGGAGCATCAATCCAGAGCCTCTCAGCCAG tCTGGAAGGGTGACTCGGCTGATGGAGAGAAAATATGATGTGACCTCATCCTCCAGTTCTGATGACTTTTCCATCTACTCCTTCACTGACTGTGAATCGGAG TGTGATGATGAGGATCATGAAAGGAGGACACCACCGCTGAAAGTTGAGGATGGAAAGGTGACCAAGCTTGACGTGAAGGTTATGGACGAGGATGATGATCTGTCTCTCCACTCCTTCGATGAGTCAGACTTCCTG AGCCCAGGGAAGGACTCAGGTCCTGTATCTGTCAAGAATGGTCTCTCTCCTCTTGTGACCTCAGCACACCGGACCCTGGCTGAAGCCCTACgggccctgccctctgctgtAGGCTCTCCCTACCCAGTAAATGTCCCAAGGCCTCTGACTCCTCTCAGCCCTGTCATTATCGCTCCGCCCCGAACAGAGAACTTCCCATACCGCCACAGCCCTCGCCTGGCTCCCATCACCAACCTGAGCGAGTCCGGCAGGAAGCTGCTCCAGGAAATGGCTGGAGTGGCCCCACAG GTTTCTTCAGTGGCTGCTGCCCAAACTGAGATGTTCAAAGAAATAATGGCCAACTATTacttctaccacacacacacacacacacacacacacacacacacacacacacacacacacacacacacacacacacacacacacacacacacacacacagattttgaGTATTGGTTattcctacaacacacacaaacgtaa
- the LOC115189988 gene encoding uncharacterized protein LOC115189988 isoform X3 has translation MPSLCVCVSQDVFCVNQLMEMFPSERKMDRNDERIKRALRRRPYVLKPVRVNTPDSVLWPTGKVHRRPKPSTSVQTPQIHKRPSGRVTRLMERKYDVTSSSSSDDFSIYSFTDCESECDDEDHERRTPPLKVEDGKVTKLDVKVMDEDDDLSLHSFDESDFLSPGKDSGPVSVKNGLSPLVTSAHRTLAEALRALPSAVGSPYPVNVPRPLTPLSPVIIAPPRTENFPYRHSPRLAPITNLSESGRKLLQEMAGVAPQVSSVAAAQTEMFKEIMANYYFYHTHTHTHTHTHTHTHTHTHTHTHTHTHTHTDFEYWLFLQHTQT, from the exons atgccatctttgtgtgtgtgtgtgagtcaggatGTGTTTTGTGTCAATCAATTGATGGAAATGTTTCCCTCAGAAAGAAAGATGGACCGTAATGATGAGAGAATCAAAAGAGCTTTAAGACGCCGCCCTTATGTG TTGAAACCAGTGAGGGTGAACACCCCTGATTCCGTGTTGTGGCCAACCGGCAAGGTGCACAGAAGGCCAAAGCCT TCTACTTCAGTGCAGACccctcagatccacaaaaggCCT tCTGGAAGGGTGACTCGGCTGATGGAGAGAAAATATGATGTGACCTCATCCTCCAGTTCTGATGACTTTTCCATCTACTCCTTCACTGACTGTGAATCGGAG TGTGATGATGAGGATCATGAAAGGAGGACACCACCGCTGAAAGTTGAGGATGGAAAGGTGACCAAGCTTGACGTGAAGGTTATGGACGAGGATGATGATCTGTCTCTCCACTCCTTCGATGAGTCAGACTTCCTG AGCCCAGGGAAGGACTCAGGTCCTGTATCTGTCAAGAATGGTCTCTCTCCTCTTGTGACCTCAGCACACCGGACCCTGGCTGAAGCCCTACgggccctgccctctgctgtAGGCTCTCCCTACCCAGTAAATGTCCCAAGGCCTCTGACTCCTCTCAGCCCTGTCATTATCGCTCCGCCCCGAACAGAGAACTTCCCATACCGCCACAGCCCTCGCCTGGCTCCCATCACCAACCTGAGCGAGTCCGGCAGGAAGCTGCTCCAGGAAATGGCTGGAGTGGCCCCACAG GTTTCTTCAGTGGCTGCTGCCCAAACTGAGATGTTCAAAGAAATAATGGCCAACTATTacttctaccacacacacacacacacacacacacacacacacacacacacacacacacacacacacacacacacacacacacacacacacacacacacagattttgaGTATTGGTTattcctacaacacacacaaacgtaa
- the LOC115189988 gene encoding uncharacterized protein LOC115189988 isoform X1 — translation MPSLCVCVSQDVFCVNQLMEMFPSERKMDRNDERIKRALRRRPYVLKPVRVNTPDSVLWPTGKVHRRPKPSTSVQTPQIHKRPPIIVSYGQDQTSGDGWSINPEPLSQSGRVTRLMERKYDVTSSSSSDDFSIYSFTDCESECDDEDHERRTPPLKVEDGKVTKLDVKVMDEDDDLSLHSFDESDFLSPGKDSGPVSVKNGLSPLVTSAHRTLAEALRALPSAVGSPYPVNVPRPLTPLSPVIIAPPRTENFPYRHSPRLAPITNLSESGRKLLQEMAGVAPQVSSVAAAQTEMFKEIMANYYFYHTHTHTHTHTHTHTHTHTHTHTHTHTHTHTDFEYWLFLQHTQT, via the exons atgccatctttgtgtgtgtgtgtgagtcaggatGTGTTTTGTGTCAATCAATTGATGGAAATGTTTCCCTCAGAAAGAAAGATGGACCGTAATGATGAGAGAATCAAAAGAGCTTTAAGACGCCGCCCTTATGTG TTGAAACCAGTGAGGGTGAACACCCCTGATTCCGTGTTGTGGCCAACCGGCAAGGTGCACAGAAGGCCAAAGCCT TCTACTTCAGTGCAGACccctcagatccacaaaaggCCT CCAATCATTGTGAGCTATGGGCAGGACCAAACATCTGGGGATGGATGGAGCATCAATCCAGAGCCTCTCAGCCAG tCTGGAAGGGTGACTCGGCTGATGGAGAGAAAATATGATGTGACCTCATCCTCCAGTTCTGATGACTTTTCCATCTACTCCTTCACTGACTGTGAATCGGAG TGTGATGATGAGGATCATGAAAGGAGGACACCACCGCTGAAAGTTGAGGATGGAAAGGTGACCAAGCTTGACGTGAAGGTTATGGACGAGGATGATGATCTGTCTCTCCACTCCTTCGATGAGTCAGACTTCCTG AGCCCAGGGAAGGACTCAGGTCCTGTATCTGTCAAGAATGGTCTCTCTCCTCTTGTGACCTCAGCACACCGGACCCTGGCTGAAGCCCTACgggccctgccctctgctgtAGGCTCTCCCTACCCAGTAAATGTCCCAAGGCCTCTGACTCCTCTCAGCCCTGTCATTATCGCTCCGCCCCGAACAGAGAACTTCCCATACCGCCACAGCCCTCGCCTGGCTCCCATCACCAACCTGAGCGAGTCCGGCAGGAAGCTGCTCCAGGAAATGGCTGGAGTGGCCCCACAG GTTTCTTCAGTGGCTGCTGCCCAAACTGAGATGTTCAAAGAAATAATGGCCAACTATTacttctaccacacacacacacacacacacacacacacacacacacacacacacacacacacacacacacacacacacacacacacacacacacacacagattttgaGTATTGGTTattcctacaacacacacaaacgtaa
- the LOC115189988 gene encoding uncharacterized protein LOC115189988 isoform X2, which translates to MLTSTFVERKMDRNDERIKRALRRRPYVLKPVRVNTPDSVLWPTGKVHRRPKPSTSVQTPQIHKRPPIIVSYGQDQTSGDGWSINPEPLSQSGRVTRLMERKYDVTSSSSSDDFSIYSFTDCESECDDEDHERRTPPLKVEDGKVTKLDVKVMDEDDDLSLHSFDESDFLSPGKDSGPVSVKNGLSPLVTSAHRTLAEALRALPSAVGSPYPVNVPRPLTPLSPVIIAPPRTENFPYRHSPRLAPITNLSESGRKLLQEMAGVAPQVSSVAAAQTEMFKEIMANYYFYHTHTHTHTHTHTHTHTHTHTHTHTHTHTHTDFEYWLFLQHTQT; encoded by the exons ATGCTCACATCTACATTTGTGG AAAGAAAGATGGACCGTAATGATGAGAGAATCAAAAGAGCTTTAAGACGCCGCCCTTATGTG TTGAAACCAGTGAGGGTGAACACCCCTGATTCCGTGTTGTGGCCAACCGGCAAGGTGCACAGAAGGCCAAAGCCT TCTACTTCAGTGCAGACccctcagatccacaaaaggCCT CCAATCATTGTGAGCTATGGGCAGGACCAAACATCTGGGGATGGATGGAGCATCAATCCAGAGCCTCTCAGCCAG tCTGGAAGGGTGACTCGGCTGATGGAGAGAAAATATGATGTGACCTCATCCTCCAGTTCTGATGACTTTTCCATCTACTCCTTCACTGACTGTGAATCGGAG TGTGATGATGAGGATCATGAAAGGAGGACACCACCGCTGAAAGTTGAGGATGGAAAGGTGACCAAGCTTGACGTGAAGGTTATGGACGAGGATGATGATCTGTCTCTCCACTCCTTCGATGAGTCAGACTTCCTG AGCCCAGGGAAGGACTCAGGTCCTGTATCTGTCAAGAATGGTCTCTCTCCTCTTGTGACCTCAGCACACCGGACCCTGGCTGAAGCCCTACgggccctgccctctgctgtAGGCTCTCCCTACCCAGTAAATGTCCCAAGGCCTCTGACTCCTCTCAGCCCTGTCATTATCGCTCCGCCCCGAACAGAGAACTTCCCATACCGCCACAGCCCTCGCCTGGCTCCCATCACCAACCTGAGCGAGTCCGGCAGGAAGCTGCTCCAGGAAATGGCTGGAGTGGCCCCACAG GTTTCTTCAGTGGCTGCTGCCCAAACTGAGATGTTCAAAGAAATAATGGCCAACTATTacttctaccacacacacacacacacacacacacacacacacacacacacacacacacacacacacacacacacacacacacacacacacacacacacagattttgaGTATTGGTTattcctacaacacacacaaacgtaa